A single window of Callithrix jacchus isolate 240 chromosome 6, calJac240_pri, whole genome shotgun sequence DNA harbors:
- the OSGEPL1 gene encoding tRNA N6-adenosine threonylcarbamoyltransferase, mitochondrial isoform X2, translating into MEAHALTITLTNKVEFPFFVLLISGGHCLLALVQGVSDFLLLGKSLDIAPGDMLDKVARRLSLIKHPECSIMSGGKAIEHLAKQGNRFHFDTTPPLQCAKNCDFSFTGLQHLLNKIIIQKEKEEGIEQGQILSSAADIAAAVQHITACHIVKRTHRAILFCKQRNLLPQNNAVLVASGGVASNFYIHGALEILTNATQCTLLCPPPRLCTDNGIMIAWNGIERLRAGVGILHDIEDIRYESKCPLGVDISKEVEEAAIKVPRLKMNL; encoded by the exons ATGGAGGCTCATGCACTTACTATTACATTGACCAATAAagtagaatttccttttttcGTTCTTTTGATTTCTGGAGGTCACTGTCTGCTGGCATTAGTTCAAGGAGTTTCGGATTTTCTGCTTCTTGGAAAGTCTTTGGACATAGCACCAGGTGACATGCTTGACAAG gTGGCAAGAAGACTTTCTTTAATCAAACATCCAGAGTGCTCCATCATGAGTGGTGGGAAAGCCATAGAACATTTGGCCAAACAAGGAAACAGATTTCATTTTGACACCACACCTCCCTTGCAATGTGCtaaaaattgtgatttttcttttactggaCTTCAACAccttcttaataaaataataatacaaaaggaaaaagaggaag GTATTGAGCAGGGACAAATCCTGTCTTCAGCTGCAGACATTGCTGCCGCAGTACAGCACATAACAGCATGTCATATTGTGAAAAGAACACATCGAGCTATTCTGTTTTGTAAGCAGAGAAACTTGTTACCTCAAAATAATGCAGTACTG GTTGCATCTGGAGGTGTTGCAAGTAACTTCTATATCCACGGAGCTCTGGAAATTTTAACAAACGCAACACAGTGCACTTTGTTGTGTCCTCCTCCCAGACTGTGCACTGATAATGGCATTATGATTGCATG gaaCGGTATTGAAAGATTACGTGCTGGCGTGGGCATCTTACATGACATAGAAGACATCCGCTATGAATCAAA ATGTCCTCTTGGAGTAGACATATCAAAAGAAGTTGAAGAAGCTGCCATAAAAGTACCACGATTAAAAATGAACCTATGA
- the OSGEPL1 gene encoding tRNA N6-adenosine threonylcarbamoyltransferase, mitochondrial isoform X1 has translation MEAHALTITLTNKVEFPFFVLLISGGHCLLALVQGVSDFLLLGKSLDIAPGDMLDKVARRLSLIKHPECSIMSGGKAIEHLAKQGNRFHFDTTPPLQCAKNCDFSFTGLQHLLNKIIIQKEKEEGIEQGQILSSAADIAAAVQHITACHIVKRTHRAILFCKQRNLLPQNNAVLVASGGVASNFYIHGALEILTNATQCTLLCPPPRLCTDNGIMIAWNGIERLRAGVGILHDIEDIRYESKYVVPFMLFMQVTLLRCPLGVDISKEVEEAAIKVPRLKMNL, from the exons ATGGAGGCTCATGCACTTACTATTACATTGACCAATAAagtagaatttccttttttcGTTCTTTTGATTTCTGGAGGTCACTGTCTGCTGGCATTAGTTCAAGGAGTTTCGGATTTTCTGCTTCTTGGAAAGTCTTTGGACATAGCACCAGGTGACATGCTTGACAAG gTGGCAAGAAGACTTTCTTTAATCAAACATCCAGAGTGCTCCATCATGAGTGGTGGGAAAGCCATAGAACATTTGGCCAAACAAGGAAACAGATTTCATTTTGACACCACACCTCCCTTGCAATGTGCtaaaaattgtgatttttcttttactggaCTTCAACAccttcttaataaaataataatacaaaaggaaaaagaggaag GTATTGAGCAGGGACAAATCCTGTCTTCAGCTGCAGACATTGCTGCCGCAGTACAGCACATAACAGCATGTCATATTGTGAAAAGAACACATCGAGCTATTCTGTTTTGTAAGCAGAGAAACTTGTTACCTCAAAATAATGCAGTACTG GTTGCATCTGGAGGTGTTGCAAGTAACTTCTATATCCACGGAGCTCTGGAAATTTTAACAAACGCAACACAGTGCACTTTGTTGTGTCCTCCTCCCAGACTGTGCACTGATAATGGCATTATGATTGCATG gaaCGGTATTGAAAGATTACGTGCTGGCGTGGGCATCTTACATGACATAGAAGACATCCGCTATGAATCAAAGTATGTGGTACCATTCATGCTCTTTATGCAGGTTACATTACTTAG ATGTCCTCTTGGAGTAGACATATCAAAAGAAGTTGAAGAAGCTGCCATAAAAGTACCACGATTAAAAATGAACCTATGA
- the OSGEPL1 gene encoding tRNA N6-adenosine threonylcarbamoyltransferase, mitochondrial isoform X4, translating into MLDKVARRLSLIKHPECSIMSGGKAIEHLAKQGNRFHFDTTPPLQCAKNCDFSFTGLQHLLNKIIIQKEKEEGIEQGQILSSAADIAAAVQHITACHIVKRTHRAILFCKQRNLLPQNNAVLVASGGVASNFYIHGALEILTNATQCTLLCPPPRLCTDNGIMIAWNGIERLRAGVGILHDIEDIRYESKCPLGVDISKEVEEAAIKVPRLKMNL; encoded by the exons ATGCTTGACAAG gTGGCAAGAAGACTTTCTTTAATCAAACATCCAGAGTGCTCCATCATGAGTGGTGGGAAAGCCATAGAACATTTGGCCAAACAAGGAAACAGATTTCATTTTGACACCACACCTCCCTTGCAATGTGCtaaaaattgtgatttttcttttactggaCTTCAACAccttcttaataaaataataatacaaaaggaaaaagaggaag GTATTGAGCAGGGACAAATCCTGTCTTCAGCTGCAGACATTGCTGCCGCAGTACAGCACATAACAGCATGTCATATTGTGAAAAGAACACATCGAGCTATTCTGTTTTGTAAGCAGAGAAACTTGTTACCTCAAAATAATGCAGTACTG GTTGCATCTGGAGGTGTTGCAAGTAACTTCTATATCCACGGAGCTCTGGAAATTTTAACAAACGCAACACAGTGCACTTTGTTGTGTCCTCCTCCCAGACTGTGCACTGATAATGGCATTATGATTGCATG gaaCGGTATTGAAAGATTACGTGCTGGCGTGGGCATCTTACATGACATAGAAGACATCCGCTATGAATCAAA ATGTCCTCTTGGAGTAGACATATCAAAAGAAGTTGAAGAAGCTGCCATAAAAGTACCACGATTAAAAATGAACCTATGA
- the OSGEPL1 gene encoding tRNA N6-adenosine threonylcarbamoyltransferase, mitochondrial isoform X3, whose translation MLDKVARRLSLIKHPECSIMSGGKAIEHLAKQGNRFHFDTTPPLQCAKNCDFSFTGLQHLLNKIIIQKEKEEGIEQGQILSSAADIAAAVQHITACHIVKRTHRAILFCKQRNLLPQNNAVLVASGGVASNFYIHGALEILTNATQCTLLCPPPRLCTDNGIMIAWNGIERLRAGVGILHDIEDIRYESKYVVPFMLFMQVTLLRCPLGVDISKEVEEAAIKVPRLKMNL comes from the exons ATGCTTGACAAG gTGGCAAGAAGACTTTCTTTAATCAAACATCCAGAGTGCTCCATCATGAGTGGTGGGAAAGCCATAGAACATTTGGCCAAACAAGGAAACAGATTTCATTTTGACACCACACCTCCCTTGCAATGTGCtaaaaattgtgatttttcttttactggaCTTCAACAccttcttaataaaataataatacaaaaggaaaaagaggaag GTATTGAGCAGGGACAAATCCTGTCTTCAGCTGCAGACATTGCTGCCGCAGTACAGCACATAACAGCATGTCATATTGTGAAAAGAACACATCGAGCTATTCTGTTTTGTAAGCAGAGAAACTTGTTACCTCAAAATAATGCAGTACTG GTTGCATCTGGAGGTGTTGCAAGTAACTTCTATATCCACGGAGCTCTGGAAATTTTAACAAACGCAACACAGTGCACTTTGTTGTGTCCTCCTCCCAGACTGTGCACTGATAATGGCATTATGATTGCATG gaaCGGTATTGAAAGATTACGTGCTGGCGTGGGCATCTTACATGACATAGAAGACATCCGCTATGAATCAAAGTATGTGGTACCATTCATGCTCTTTATGCAGGTTACATTACTTAG ATGTCCTCTTGGAGTAGACATATCAAAAGAAGTTGAAGAAGCTGCCATAAAAGTACCACGATTAAAAATGAACCTATGA